The Brassica napus cultivar Da-Ae chromosome C7, Da-Ae, whole genome shotgun sequence genome has a segment encoding these proteins:
- the LOC106410220 gene encoding V-type proton ATPase subunit B1: MGAAGIDMDEGALEIGMEYRTVSGVAGPLVILEKVKGPKYQEIVNIRLGDGSMRRGQVLEVDGEKAVVQVFEGTSGIDNKFTTVQFTGEVLKTPVSQDMLGRIFNGSGKPIDNGPPILPEAYLDISGSSINPSERTYPEEMIQTGISTIDVMNSIARGQKIPLFSAAGLPHNEIAAQICRQAGLVKRLEKTENPIEDHGEDNFAIVFAAMGVNMETAQFFKRDFEENGSMERVTLFLNLANDPTIERIITPRIALTTAEYLAYECGKHVLVILTDMSSYADALREVSAAREEVPGRRGYPGYMYTDLATIYERAGRIEGRKGSITQIPILTMPNDDITHPTPDLTGYITEGQIYIDRQLHNRQIYPPINVLPSLSRLMKSAIGEGMTRRDHSDVSNQLYANYAIGKDVQAMKAVVGEEALSSEDLLYLEFLDKFERKFVMQGAYDTRNIFQSLDLAWTLLRIFPRELLHRIPAKTLDQFYSRDSTS; this comes from the exons ATGGGAGCGGCTGGTATCGACATGGATGAAGGAGCTCTCGAGATCGGAATGG AATACAGAACTGTCTCAGGGGTTGCTGGACCTTTAGTCATTCTTGAGAAAGTGAAG GGGCCAAAGTACCAGGAGATTGTTAATATTCGCTTAGGTGATGGATCTATGAGACGTGGTCAGGTCTTGGAAGTTGATGGGGAGAAAGCTGTTGTCCAG GTTTTTGAAGGAACATCTGGAATTGACAACAAATTTACCACCGTTCAGTTCACAGGAGAG GTTTTGAAAACACCTGTATCACAAGACATGCTTGGACGCATATTTAACGGCTCTGGGAAGCCAATTGATAATGGTCCTCCTATTTTGCCAGAGGCATACCTTGATATCTCTG GAAGTTCAATCAACCCCAGTGAGAGAACCTACCCTGAAGAGATGATACAAACAGGGATTTCTACCATTGATGTCATGAACTCAATCGCTCGTGGACAGAAGATTCCTCTTTTCTCTGCTGCTGGTCTACCTCATAACGAAATCGCTGCTCAAATTTGTCGTCAGGCTGGTCTTGTTAAGCGGTTGGAAAAGACTGAGAACCCAATTGAG GACCATGGAGAGGACAACTTTGCAATTGTTTTTGCAGCTATGGGTGTAAACATGGAGACGGCTCAGTTCTTCAAGCgtgattttgaagaaaatggaTCAATGGAAAGAGTTACTCTTTTCCTGAACCTG GCAAATGACCCAACCATCGAGAGAATTATCACTCCTCGAATTGCCCTTACAACCGCTGAGTATTTAGCTTATGAATGTGGGAAGCATGTGCTGGTTATATTGACAGACATGAGTTCCTATGCAGATGCTCTTCGTGAG GTCTCTGCTGCTCGAGAAGAAGTACCTGGAAGACGTGGATATCCAGGTTATATGTATACAGATCTTGCAACTATTTATGAGCGTGCAGGGCGTATTGAAGGAAGAAAGGGTTCCATTACCCAAATCCCTATCCTGACTATGCCCAATGATg ACATCACTCACCCTACTCCGGATCTTACTGGTTACATTACTGAGGGTCAGATATATATTGACAGGCAACTTCACAACAGACAG ATATATCCACCCATCAACGTGCTTCCATCACTTTCTCGATTAATGAAG AGTGCTATTGGTGAGGGAATGACTCGCCGTGACCATTCTGATGTGTCCAACCAG CTATACGCAAACTATGCCATCGGGAAGGATGTTCAAGCCATGAAAGCTGTAGTTGGAGAAGAAGCTCTTTCTTCTGAAGATCTG CTGTATTTAGAGTTTCTGGACAAATTTGAGAGGAAGTTTGTGATGCAAGGAGCATACGATACAAGAAACATCTTCCAGTCACTTGACTTGGCATGGACACTGCTCCGTATCTTCCCTCGTGAGCTTCTTCACCGTATTCCTGCCAAAACACTTGATCAATTCTACAGCCGCGACTCCACAAGCTAA